ACTATACAAATGGGCCGATAACAAAGAAAATATACGAACTTCCGAGACTTCAGGTTCAGTACTGCTTGATGGTTGTTTGTTAACATGCTGAACTCAGCTACTACTTCACAGTCACCACGATAATTCCAGTTGAGGAAGCTCCATGACTATCTTTCACCGTATAAAAAAAGTTCACTTTTCCAACAAAACTGCTGTCTGCAGTGAAGGCAATATGCTCCTTCACAACCGCTGTCTTGCCATATTGAGGTTGCATTACAGAGGCTATCGTTAATACGTCCCCATCGACATCGGTATCGTTACCAAGAACAGGGATTAACACCGTACGTCTTTTCATAACCTGGGCATAATCGGCATTAACTGATGGAGGATCATTTACCGGCGCAATCGTCAGTGTCACTGTATTCTTCGAAGATAACTTCCCATCACTCACTTGATAAGTAATGGTATCCTGGCCATTGGCATTCGCCTTCGGAGTGTAACAAAATGTGCCAGTTTCTGCATTAGTGATTAATGCAAGACCTTTTGTGCCATTAGCCACGATGCTATAGGTCAACTTATCCCCATCGGGATCAACTCCTTCCATCTGCCCAATAGTCACCACATCTTCCAGGAGAGACAAACTAACGGCAACGGCAACGGGAGCTTTATTGCCAGATGTAACCGTTACCGAAACTGTAGCAGGACTAGAATCGACAGACCCATCATTAGCCTTAAAAGCAAAACTGTCTGAACCAATATAGTTGACCGCTGGAGTGTAACGAAACACTCCCGTGTTAAGATTATCAATGATCACGGTGCCATGTATTGGCTGTGTTGTTATGGAAAATTTCAGGACATCATTATCCGGATCAGAGCCCGACAAAGTACCAGCAGCAGTAGTATCCTCTTTCACGCTAAGAACCAGTCCTGAAACCAATGGCGCTGAGTTCACCTTCTGTATTTTAATAGAGACCAACGCCTCGTTAGAATCAGAAGTACCATCATTTGCCCTGAAACTAAAGGAGTCATCACCAAAAACTCCCGCCTTGGGCACATACGTAAAGACACCAGTTACCGAATTGGTAATCGAAGCCGTTCCCAACGTGCTCCCCTTAGTAATCCGGTACGTAAGAGGGCTTCCCTCTTTGTCACTGGCATTCAAGGTCGCGGTAACCGACTTATCCTGGGAAGTAGAAAGCGATGCATTCGACGCTACGGGCGGGGTAGTGTCCACCACTTGTATGACGATAGTAGATTGTGACTGCTCCCCACTGTTATCAATAACTGTCAAAGTAACAGTGTAGCTTCCTGGAAGCGTAAAAAGATGATCGACTGTTACGCCCTCAGCTGTCGCACCGTCTCCGAAATTCCAGGCATAAGAGGTTATCGTACCATCGGAATCAAACGATGTCCCTGCGGAAAAATGAACCCCTAACGGAGCGCTCCCTCGTGCAGAAACAAACAACCCTGTGCTGTCAAACGTCAAGGCACTAGATGGTGCGCTCTCCACTCCAGCTTGGTCATACGCAGTCACCCACAAACGAACCTTACCATTATCAACATAGTCCAGACAATCAGCTTGACGTGCGGCTGGATTGGGAACTTCACACACCTGCCGACCGTTCTGATAGAGTCGGAAACCGGCCAGTCCTGGGGCGGTTCCGGTGTACTCCCATTCAAAATGCAGGCTCCGCTTCTCTGTACTGGCAGAAATTGCTGCGACCGGCAACACGTTGGGTGGTTTAGGGGGATCGACAACAGTAATAATTATCTTATCAGTACCAGTTGCCCCTGCATTGTCCGTTACAGTCAAAACCACAGTGTAGTTGCCAGCCAACTTAAATTCATGCTCAACAATTTTTCCAGTCAGGGTCTCTCCATCTCCGAAATTCCATGCGTAATTGGCAATCGTACCATCCGCATCAGACGAGGTCGAGGCATCAAACCGCAGATTTGAAATCCCTTGTTGAATCTGAACCGCTGTGAACTTGGCGATAGGCACTTTGTTCGGAACTATTGGCGGGGTATTTACAGTAATAACTACCGATTTTTCTCCGATTTCGCCTTTATCATCACGAACAGTCAACAGAACTGCATATGTTCCAGGTACGGCAAAGGTATGATCAGCAAGCTCACCTGAACCGATATTACCATCTCCAAAATTCCAATCATAACTGGAAATAATACCATCAAAATCAGATGAACCACTGGCATCAAATGAAACCAGGAACGGCGCCACGCCAGCAGTTCCGTTGGTAGTAAAATTAGCCTGGGGAATATAATTACTGGTAACCGGATTTATTGCAGGTGGAGTCAAGACGTAAGGGGCCGACTGTGGACTTTCCACGCCATTGACGTCAACTGCTGTAAGGACAAAAGTCATCGGCGCAGTACCTATTTCGACATTACAATCCATTGTGGTAGCGATAGGATTATCACTGACACAAACCTTCACACCATCTTGATATAAGTTATACGAGGCAGCAACCCCGGAATAACTCAACTCCACATGAATCGTTCTCAAATCTGCTGAAGCAAACTCGGGGAAAATACCGAGAAATCCAAGTATCATACTCATAACAACTATTTTTCTGACCATAACACACCTCTACGCAGAAAATATCCCGGAGGATTATGTATCCTGCCATCCCCGCAGAACACCAGGAGGTTTTAACATTTTTTCATTTTTAAGTGAGATTACGTAGCAACTGCATTCCCATATTAATTGCAGTCCGGCATCATCATCTTGCAATAGAGGTGCCAAGTCATAGGCACACTGTCATCTCATTACTTTTAAAAAATTTAAATAATATCAAAATATTACATGTGATTTCCAACTTAACGAAATTTAAAAAAACGTCATTCAATAGATTTGACCAACAATTTTTTTTATGCCGACAAAACGAAAGTCATTACTCTTTGCTACCAAAAAATCTATCCACGTTAAATTCTCATTAAGGTATTATAGATACATACAAAGAAACGCGATTCCTGCCAAACGGAATTATTTTCTCCTTTTGCGGAAACGGCCATGCCAGACGACAAGAACAAAGAACCAAAGATAGGATGGAATCAAGAAGAGGAAGATCGAGAGAGGAGAGAGGACTAGGATGCAACCATGCGCTGCCCAAGGGCTTCAAATGTCTTTTTATCGGTAACAAGCAACCCAGAATGGAAAGCCCCAGATTGAGTTTTTCTACTCCAGCGAACCTCACCTTGTCCATCTAACATAACGGGAATTTCTTCATCCTGGCCAAAAACAAAGGTTACTGTTTTCCGAACAGGCAATGCAACCTTGGTCGATAATCGAATGCCCCCCCAGCTTAAATCAACCGCGAAGGCTTCATTGTCCAATGTCTCAGGGAATCGGCCATCTTGCCCGTATTCAACGATTTTCATAGGAATTCGTGCATCCACCCGACGATAACGACGACGACTGGCCTCAGAAGCTAATCCTAGCTGATCAGTACAAGCCTTAATAGCATTACAACCCTGAAGATAGTGACGACATTGGCCGAAATGACCAGTCATACATAATGAATGAATGTGATTGAGCATAGGAATATACAAGCCGTCATGTGTCATCAGACACTCATGCCTACTTTGAGCAAAATATGGGCAACAAATACCTTCCGCACCAGAACAACTCATCCCAACTCCTCAATCAATGTACAGACTTCAACCTTTCTCATCACAAAATAATTTCGCTACCGGATCAAACTTGCAACAAACACACCACAATTTGACACAGCAAAACAAAACCTATTTTTTCAAATTTTTTGCGGAGATATCATAACGCTTTATCTTATCATAAAGAGCCGTTTTTCCAACATCAAGATCGCGAGCGGCCTGCACCACATTGCCACTACTCCCCTCTAGCATATGAGTAATTATGTCGCACTCGAACCTGGCAACCAGATCCTTCAACGATCTCCCGGGAACAGAACTCACCATACGACTGAAATAGTTGTCCGCCCCCCCCCGCATGGTGTCATCAAAAACCAAATCATCCTCAGTGATCACCTTATGCTTCGCCACCAATACCGCCCGCTGGATCATGTTCTCCAACTCACGTACATTCCCTGGCCAGTCATGGAGAAGGAGTCTATCGATGACCTTACTGGGCAAGAAATCAATATCCTTTTTAAAAGCCTTCCGATAACGTTTAACAAAAAAAGTAGCCAACTCAACGATATCTTCTTTCCGCTCGCGCAGAGGTGGAATGGCAACCTGTATAATATTCAACCGATAATAGAGGTCCAATCGAAATTTTCCATCTTGGACCGCCTTCGACAAATCCGCATTAGTAGCAGCAACAACCCGAACATCCACTTGAACAGGGGAATTCCCGCCAACCCGGATCAACTCGCCACTTTGCAGCACTCGCAACAAGGTTGCCTGCATCCGAGGAGAGATATCTCCGATTTCGTCCAAAAAAATAGTCCCGTTATGAACAATTTCAAACTTTCCTTTTTGTCGTGAAGCCGCGCCAGTGAAGGCCCCTTTTTCGTACCCGAACAAATCGCTTTCCAAAAGATTTTCATGGATAGCATTACAGTTGACCTTGAGAAATGGTTTGTCATGACGGGAACTATGCGTTCTCAGCATGTCTGCAACCAACTCTTTACCAACGCCACTCTCTCCAGTGATCAAGATCGTTGCATCAGAATCAGCAACTTGATCCACTAAATCCCTGACTGCACGCATAGCTCGACTGCTGCCAATCATGCCATCATCCGGAACAGTAACCTTCATCTTCCTCTTCAGGACATTGACCTCTTGAGCCAAGCGCCGCCGCATTGTTTCACTTTCTTTCAATTCATTAATTTTGATTCGCAGGATGCCTTCAATATCATTATTAAAGGCTTTCAATTCTTCCTCCTGTCTCTTGAGGGTAGTGACATCCCTCATCAAAACCATCCTAAGCGTATCACCAGAGTACCCTTGAAACGGCACGACAGAAACCTCGACGTTCATATCCCCGACTTTAGCTGAGTTTACCCCCACAAAGACTTTCTCCTCGGCAAGGTCTGCATGAACAGAACACCCAGGATGACACCCTCCAGACATCCCACACAACACATCAACACAACGCTTACCGCGAAGATCACCCAGTAATTTCTGCGCATGCTGATTAACATACTCAATAACATGGTCATCGCGAACGAGAAATACCATCTGGGGCATCAGATCAAGCAATGCTCTCCAATTCTTCACCAACCGCTTCACTTCGGCTGTCGAAGCATTTGGATCATGTGTACTTTTGGTCGTATCCATCAAAACACCACGAATGATTGAGCCATCAACAAAAATTTCCATTACTATTTGGAAGAACCATCCAATAAAGTTTAGTTTGAGGCAGGGGTGCGCTGGCACACTCGCAAAAGCAACTCTGCTCCTTTCACAATAATTATCAAACACGTTTCTGAGCAACATTATGCGAAAACGTGTTTAGCCGTGACACCCCGAAAGAATCACGGCTAAAGCCACTCCCGATATTTACCCAAGGAGCAATTTACGGTCAAGTGCTGTTGGCAACTAAACTGGTTATATTATGACCGACCTACCCCCACATATGAAAAACCAGCTTCCCTCATCTTAACAGGGTCATAAACATTGCGCAAATCAATAAATATCGCAGTCTTCATAGCCTGTTTAATCCGAGTTAAATCTAAGGCCCGATACTGATTCCACTCCGTAAACAATACCACGACATCTGCTCCCTGGCAGGCATCATAAGCGGAATTTTTGTACATGAAATGTGGGAAAAACTCTGCCGCCTGCTTCATCCCCTGCGGATCATGTGCTTGTATTATTGCCCCTTTTTCATAGAGCGGAGGAAGGATTGTCAGAGCTGGAGAATCACGCAGATCATCAGTTTCCGGCTTAAAGGTGAGTCCCAAGGCAGCGATAGTCTTTCCTGATTCCGATCCCCCCATAGCGTCCCGAATCTTCTTGACCATCCTAGCCTTCTGAGCCGCATTGACCTCCACCCCTGCCTCCACGATTCGCGCCGCCACCCCGTGCTCTTGGGCAATACGGAGTAATGCAAGGGTATCCTTTGGAAAACATGATCCTCCGTACCCCGGACCGGGGTGAAGAAATTTCTGACCAATTCTACCATCCAGCCCCACCCCCTTGGCCAAATCTTTAACATCAGCGCCAACTGCCTCACATATCGTTGCCATCTCATTAATAAAACTGATTTTCACTGCTAAAAAGGCGTTTGCGGCATATTTAATCAGTTCAGCGGTCTCCAGATTGGTAACTACGAAAGGGGTAGAAAGTAAATACAGCGGATCATATATCTCTTTCATCACCCCGGTTGCTCTCTCCGACTCTGAACCGATCACCACCCGGTCAGGGCGCATGAAATCATTAATCGCCGCCCCTTCACGTAAAAATTCCGGATTTGAAACAACATCAAATTCGGCTGCGGGATTAGCCTCCCGAATGACCCTCGCCACCTGCCGCGCGGTCCCAACCGGCACCGTGCTTTTATCCACAACCACTGCGTATCCTTTCAGATGAGCCGCCAACTCGCGGGCCGCTGCATAAATATAGGTCAGATCAGCATAGCCATCCCCTCTGCGGGACGATGGAGTCCCCACGGCAATAAAAACCGCCTGCGCGGACTGGACCGCTGCCTTCATATCGGTCGAGAAAACCAGTCGCCCTTCCTCAACATTCTTCCGGACCAATACCTCAAGGCCAGGTTCATAAATTGGAATCTCGCCGTCCTGCAAAAACTTAATCTTATCAGTGTCTTTATCCATACAGATGACCTGATGACCAAATTCCGCCAGACACGCCCCGGTGACCAAACCCACATACCCTGTGCCAATCATGGTGATATTCATAAAGCTGTGCCTCTCCTTAGGCTATACGCCATAATATGGGCGATACCAGTCAACAAAACGACGCAACCCAACCTCGATAGAAGTCGAGGGTCTAAAATCAATGTCCCGGACCAAATCATCGACATTGGCATAGGTCTCCTTGACATCTCCGTTTTGCATCGGCAAAAAACGCTTCTCTGCCTTGCGCCCCAGGCGTTCCTCCAAAACCTCAATGAAGTAAAGAAGTTCCTCTTGCTGATTATTGCCAATATTATATATTTTATACGGGCACCAGCTGGTGCTCGGGTCAGGGTGCTCCCGGTCCCACGCCGGGTCAGGTACAGGTGGCCGGGCAATTATTCGCATCACCCCTTCAACAATATCATCGATATAGGTAAAATCTCGCTTCATCTTGCCATTATTGAAAACATTGATTGGCTTACCAGCGATAATCGCCTTGGTAAAAAGAAAATACGCCATATCGGGCCGCCCCCAAGGACCATACACTGTAAAAAACCTCAACCCCGTTACCGGCAGACCATAGAGGTGGCTATAGCTATGAGCCATCAACTCATTGGCCTTCTTGGTCGCCGCATAGAGCGATACCGGGTGATCGACATTATCATGCACCGAAAAAGGCATCCGAGTGTTGCCTCCATAGACAGAACTCGAGGAGGCAAAGACCAAATGCCCCACTCGAGAATGCCGACAACCCTCTAAGATATTGGCAAAACCAACTAAATTGGCATCGACATAGGATGCGGGATTGTCAAGAGAGTAACGAACTCCGGCTTGGGCCGCCAAATTAACCACAGCCTGAAACTGATTGCGGGCAAAAATATCCGCTATCAAGACCCGATCAGCAAGGTCTCCGTGAACAAATGTAAAATCTTGGCTGGTAATTAAAGAAAGGCGAGCCCGCTTTAGCTCAGGATCGTAATAATCGTTCAGATTGTCAATCCCAACAACCTGCCATCCCTCGGCAAGTAACCGCTGACTCAAAAAATAGCCAATAAATCCGGCAGCGCCAGTGACTAGTATTTTCTTCAATGGTAAACCCCGTTTATTATCATTGACAATACTGAGGACTCAAGAGAATCGAGAAAGAAATACCACTCCTTCCCGCTTGGCAGGATGTTTCGAAATCAGCTACAAATTCTCAATATACCATTGGGCTGCCAAATCAAGTCCCGCCTCAACCGAATACTCCGCCTCATACCCCAACAACTCCTTGGCCTTCGAAATATCAGCGAGAGAGTGGAGCACATCACCGGCCCGAAAATCCCGATAGGTGGGCTTCGCGGAGTAAGCCGCCGGAACAAATTTCACTACTCGCTCCCGAATGGCGTCAAATAACTCGTTCAAAGTAGTTCGTTCACCAAAAGCCACATTGTAGACTTGATTCACTGCCCGCTCATCTTCAACACAGGCTGCAAGAAGATTAGCCTGCACTGTGTTGTCGATATAACAAAAGTCCCGACTAGTCTCCCCAGTCCCGTTTATGAACAACTCCTGGCCATTGATCATCCCGGCAAACCACTTCGGGATAACCGCAGCATAGGCGCCATTGGGATCCTGCCGCTTGCCAAAAACATTAAAATAACGCAACCCTATCGTTTGCTGACCATAGGCTCGTGAAAAAACTGCGGCATACAGCTCATTGACATACTTGGTGACAGCATAGGGAGAAAGCGGCTGACCGATAATATCCTCTACCTTGGGCAAGCCTGGATGATCACCATACGTTGAACTAGACGCGGCATAGACAAACCGCTTCACCTTGGCGTCACGACTGGCGACCAACATATTGAGAAAACCGGTAATATTGTTCTCATTAGTGATAAGCGGATCTTCTATGGAGCGCGGCACCGAACCCAATGCCGCTTGATGTAGGACATAATCAACCCTGGAGCATGCCTGCTGGCAGGTATCAAGATTTCTGATGTCACCTTCGATCATGGCAAACCGCTGCCAACGGACAGGATCAACCGCCCCCCTCACCTGATCCAAATTATGACGATGCCCGGTCGAAAAATTATCAAGCCCAACCACAACCTGGTCGAGGTTAAGCAGCGTCTCCAACAAATTAGAGCCAATAAAGCCGGCCACTCCGGTGATCACCCATTTTTTAGGCGATGCCAGTAGCTGTGTTCGGATTGTATCGTACATATTTCTCCTTAGTTTCAAGTGACTAAAGGCCATTAATTTTTCATAGTCTCCAAAAATTGAGCCCCAATTTCTGGACAGCCTCGGTATCCAACACTGATTTAACATCAACAAGACAACCGTTAGACACCAAGGTTCCAGCCAATTCGTCAACGCTTTTGGCCAACAACTCTTTATGAGGCACAGCCACGATCAGGGCGCCCAAATCATGTAAGGCTTCCCACGAGCAAAGGGTAAGCCCATAAATCCGTTTAGCGTCGGCTGGATCGACCCTTGGGTCATACACTTCAACAGTCAAACCGTACGATTTGAGTTCATCTATAATATCAATTACCTTTGAATTCCGAAGGTCTGGGCAATTCTCCTTAAAAGTCAAACCAAGCACTCCGACCTTCCCTGTTCGAATCACCCCGGCCTGCATCATCATCTTGACTGTCTTTTCTGCCACGAATTTT
The nucleotide sequence above comes from Desulfobulbaceae bacterium. Encoded proteins:
- a CDS encoding tandem-95 repeat protein codes for the protein MVRKIVVMSMILGFLGIFPEFASADLRTIHVELSYSGVAASYNLYQDGVKVCVSDNPIATTMDCNVEIGTAPMTFVLTAVDVNGVESPQSAPYVLTPPAINPVTSNYIPQANFTTNGTAGVAPFLVSFDASGSSDFDGIISSYDWNFGDGNIGSGELADHTFAVPGTYAVLLTVRDDKGEIGEKSVVITVNTPPIVPNKVPIAKFTAVQIQQGISNLRFDASTSSDADGTIANYAWNFGDGETLTGKIVEHEFKLAGNYTVVLTVTDNAGATGTDKIIITVVDPPKPPNVLPVAAISASTEKRSLHFEWEYTGTAPGLAGFRLYQNGRQVCEVPNPAARQADCLDYVDNGKVRLWVTAYDQAGVESAPSSALTFDSTGLFVSARGSAPLGVHFSAGTSFDSDGTITSYAWNFGDGATAEGVTVDHLFTLPGSYTVTLTVIDNSGEQSQSTIVIQVVDTTPPVASNASLSTSQDKSVTATLNASDKEGSPLTYRITKGSTLGTASITNSVTGVFTYVPKAGVFGDDSFSFRANDGTSDSNEALVSIKIQKVNSAPLVSGLVLSVKEDTTAAGTLSGSDPDNDVLKFSITTQPIHGTVIIDNLNTGVFRYTPAVNYIGSDSFAFKANDGSVDSSPATVSVTVTSGNKAPVAVAVSLSLLEDVVTIGQMEGVDPDGDKLTYSIVANGTKGLALITNAETGTFCYTPKANANGQDTITYQVSDGKLSSKNTVTLTIAPVNDPPSVNADYAQVMKRRTVLIPVLGNDTDVDGDVLTIASVMQPQYGKTAVVKEHIAFTADSSFVGKVNFFYTVKDSHGASSTGIIVVTVK
- a CDS encoding PAS domain-containing protein, yielding MLLRNVFDNYCERSRVAFASVPAHPCLKLNFIGWFFQIVMEIFVDGSIIRGVLMDTTKSTHDPNASTAEVKRLVKNWRALLDLMPQMVFLVRDDHVIEYVNQHAQKLLGDLRGKRCVDVLCGMSGGCHPGCSVHADLAEEKVFVGVNSAKVGDMNVEVSVVPFQGYSGDTLRMVLMRDVTTLKRQEEELKAFNNDIEGILRIKINELKESETMRRRLAQEVNVLKRKMKVTVPDDGMIGSSRAMRAVRDLVDQVADSDATILITGESGVGKELVADMLRTHSSRHDKPFLKVNCNAIHENLLESDLFGYEKGAFTGAASRQKGKFEIVHNGTIFLDEIGDISPRMQATLLRVLQSGELIRVGGNSPVQVDVRVVAATNADLSKAVQDGKFRLDLYYRLNIIQVAIPPLRERKEDIVELATFFVKRYRKAFKKDIDFLPSKVIDRLLLHDWPGNVRELENMIQRAVLVAKHKVITEDDLVFDDTMRGGADNYFSRMVSSVPGRSLKDLVARFECDIITHMLEGSSGNVVQAARDLDVGKTALYDKIKRYDISAKNLKK
- a CDS encoding UDP-glucose/GDP-mannose dehydrogenase family protein, which gives rise to MNITMIGTGYVGLVTGACLAEFGHQVICMDKDTDKIKFLQDGEIPIYEPGLEVLVRKNVEEGRLVFSTDMKAAVQSAQAVFIAVGTPSSRRGDGYADLTYIYAAARELAAHLKGYAVVVDKSTVPVGTARQVARVIREANPAAEFDVVSNPEFLREGAAINDFMRPDRVVIGSESERATGVMKEIYDPLYLLSTPFVVTNLETAELIKYAANAFLAVKISFINEMATICEAVGADVKDLAKGVGLDGRIGQKFLHPGPGYGGSCFPKDTLALLRIAQEHGVAARIVEAGVEVNAAQKARMVKKIRDAMGGSESGKTIAALGLTFKPETDDLRDSPALTILPPLYEKGAIIQAHDPQGMKQAAEFFPHFMYKNSAYDACQGADVVVLFTEWNQYRALDLTRIKQAMKTAIFIDLRNVYDPVKMREAGFSYVGVGRS
- a CDS encoding NAD-dependent epimerase; this encodes MKKILVTGAAGFIGYFLSQRLLAEGWQVVGIDNLNDYYDPELKRARLSLITSQDFTFVHGDLADRVLIADIFARNQFQAVVNLAAQAGVRYSLDNPASYVDANLVGFANILEGCRHSRVGHLVFASSSSVYGGNTRMPFSVHDNVDHPVSLYAATKKANELMAHSYSHLYGLPVTGLRFFTVYGPWGRPDMAYFLFTKAIIAGKPINVFNNGKMKRDFTYIDDIVEGVMRIIARPPVPDPAWDREHPDPSTSWCPYKIYNIGNNQQEELLYFIEVLEERLGRKAEKRFLPMQNGDVKETYANVDDLVRDIDFRPSTSIEVGLRRFVDWYRPYYGV
- the tviC gene encoding Vi polysaccharide biosynthesis UDP-N-acetylglucosaminuronic acid C-4 epimerase TviC, with protein sequence MYDTIRTQLLASPKKWVITGVAGFIGSNLLETLLNLDQVVVGLDNFSTGHRHNLDQVRGAVDPVRWQRFAMIEGDIRNLDTCQQACSRVDYVLHQAALGSVPRSIEDPLITNENNITGFLNMLVASRDAKVKRFVYAASSSTYGDHPGLPKVEDIIGQPLSPYAVTKYVNELYAAVFSRAYGQQTIGLRYFNVFGKRQDPNGAYAAVIPKWFAGMINGQELFINGTGETSRDFCYIDNTVQANLLAACVEDERAVNQVYNVAFGERTTLNELFDAIRERVVKFVPAAYSAKPTYRDFRAGDVLHSLADISKAKELLGYEAEYSVEAGLDLAAQWYIENL